One part of the Janthinobacterium sp. 17J80-10 genome encodes these proteins:
- a CDS encoding ribonucleoside-diphosphate reductase subunit alpha: MQSTQEISIKSPIEHGAVPPADSALAPAVATSAGANGLADYRILRRNGAVMGFEPAKISIAMTKAFLAVNGGQGAASARVRELVEQLTANVVNALVRRQPAGGTFHIEDVQDQVELALMRSGEHDVARAYVLYRAKRMEERAQQQAAKPAQQVPELHVVEAGQRRPLDLVKVQAMIAAACVGLEKHVDADAILSETLKNLYDGVPVEELHKSAILAARALMEKDPAYSLVTARLLMHTIRKEVFGQEVAQADAPAHYIDYFPKFIKKGIEADLLDAKLAEFDLAKLAQALKPERDLQFGYLGLQTLYDRYFLHISDVRIEMPQAFYMRVAMGLALNEANREARAIEFYNLLSSFDFMSSTPTLFNSGTQRSQLSSCYLTTVADDLEGIYEAIKENALLAKFAGGLGNDWTPVRALGAHIKGTNGKSQGVVPFLKVVNDTAVAVNQGGKRKGAVCAYLETWHMDIEEFLDLRKNTGDDRRRTHDMNTANWIPDMFMKRVMEKGEWTLFSPSDVPDLHDKFGKAFEEAYLGYEAKAARGELKLFKKLPAMDLWRKMLSMLFETGHPWITFKDPCNIRSPQQHVGVVHSSNLCTEITLNTNESEIAVCNLGSVNLPAHMKDGKLDLVKLQKTVQTAMRMLDNVIDINYYAVKKARDSNLRHRPVGLGIMGFQDCLHMMRVPYASQDAVAFADSSMEAVCYYAYWASTELAEERGRYSSYQGSLWDRGILPQDSLKLLAEERGGYLEVDTAESMDWAALRSRIKQHGMRNSNCVAIAPTATISNIIGVSACIEPTYQNLYVKSNLSGEFTEINEFLVRDLKARGLWDEVMIADLKYFDGTLAKIDRIPQDLREIYATAFEVEPKWLVEAASRRQKWIDQAQSLNIYMAGASGKKLDETYKLAWLRGLKTTYYLRTMAATHTEKSTSRTGALNAVSADGSASGGAAAGGFAAGPIAAEDLAGPVCTMRPGDAGFEECEACQ; encoded by the coding sequence GTGCAATCAACCCAAGAAATTTCCATCAAGTCCCCCATCGAACACGGTGCGGTACCTCCGGCCGACAGCGCCCTTGCTCCTGCAGTAGCGACATCGGCTGGCGCAAACGGCCTGGCCGATTATCGTATCCTGCGCCGTAATGGCGCCGTGATGGGCTTTGAGCCGGCCAAGATCTCGATTGCGATGACCAAGGCTTTTCTGGCGGTGAACGGCGGGCAGGGCGCAGCATCGGCACGTGTGCGCGAACTGGTCGAGCAACTCACCGCCAATGTGGTGAATGCCCTGGTGCGCCGCCAGCCGGCCGGCGGCACCTTTCACATAGAAGACGTGCAAGACCAGGTGGAACTGGCGCTGATGCGATCCGGCGAACACGATGTGGCGCGTGCCTACGTGTTGTATCGTGCCAAGCGCATGGAAGAGCGTGCCCAGCAGCAGGCCGCCAAGCCGGCGCAGCAGGTGCCTGAGTTGCATGTGGTCGAAGCTGGCCAGCGCCGTCCGCTGGACTTGGTGAAAGTGCAGGCCATGATTGCTGCAGCGTGCGTTGGTCTGGAAAAGCATGTCGACGCCGATGCCATCTTGAGTGAAACCCTCAAGAACCTGTACGACGGCGTGCCGGTCGAGGAATTGCACAAGTCCGCCATCCTGGCCGCGCGCGCGCTGATGGAAAAGGACCCGGCATACAGCCTGGTCACCGCACGTCTCCTGATGCATACCATCCGCAAGGAAGTGTTTGGCCAGGAAGTGGCGCAAGCCGATGCGCCGGCGCACTATATTGATTATTTCCCGAAATTCATCAAGAAGGGCATCGAAGCCGACCTGCTCGACGCCAAGCTGGCCGAATTCGACCTGGCCAAGCTGGCCCAGGCCCTGAAGCCCGAGCGCGACCTGCAATTCGGCTACCTCGGCCTGCAAACCCTGTACGACCGCTATTTCCTGCATATCAGCGACGTGCGCATCGAAATGCCGCAGGCGTTCTACATGCGCGTGGCGATGGGCCTGGCCCTGAATGAAGCCAACCGCGAAGCGCGTGCCATCGAGTTCTACAACCTGCTGTCGTCGTTCGACTTCATGAGCTCGACGCCGACCCTGTTCAATTCCGGCACCCAGCGCTCGCAGCTGTCTTCCTGCTACCTGACTACGGTGGCCGATGACCTCGAAGGCATCTACGAAGCCATCAAGGAAAACGCCCTGCTGGCCAAGTTCGCCGGCGGCCTGGGCAATGACTGGACCCCGGTGCGCGCGCTCGGCGCCCACATCAAGGGCACCAACGGCAAGTCGCAAGGCGTGGTGCCGTTCCTGAAGGTGGTCAACGACACCGCCGTGGCGGTCAACCAGGGCGGCAAGCGCAAGGGTGCAGTGTGCGCCTACCTGGAAACCTGGCACATGGATATCGAGGAATTCCTCGACCTGCGCAAGAACACCGGCGACGACCGCCGCCGCACCCACGACATGAACACCGCCAACTGGATTCCCGACATGTTCATGAAGCGCGTCATGGAAAAAGGCGAATGGACGTTGTTCTCGCCCTCCGACGTGCCCGACCTGCACGACAAGTTCGGCAAGGCTTTTGAAGAAGCCTACCTCGGCTATGAAGCCAAGGCTGCGCGCGGCGAGCTCAAGCTGTTCAAGAAGCTGCCGGCGATGGACCTGTGGCGCAAGATGCTGTCGATGCTGTTCGAAACCGGCCATCCCTGGATCACCTTCAAGGATCCGTGCAACATCCGTTCGCCGCAGCAACACGTGGGCGTCGTCCACAGCTCCAACCTGTGCACCGAGATCACGCTCAACACCAACGAGTCGGAAATCGCCGTGTGCAACCTCGGTTCGGTGAACCTGCCGGCCCACATGAAGGATGGCAAGCTGGACCTGGTCAAGCTGCAAAAAACCGTCCAGACCGCCATGCGCATGCTGGATAACGTCATCGACATTAACTACTATGCCGTCAAGAAGGCGCGTGACTCCAACCTGCGTCACCGTCCGGTCGGCCTGGGCATCATGGGTTTCCAGGATTGCCTGCACATGATGCGCGTACCGTATGCCTCGCAAGACGCCGTCGCATTTGCCGACAGCTCGATGGAAGCGGTGTGCTACTACGCTTACTGGGCATCGACCGAGCTGGCCGAGGAGCGCGGCCGCTACAGTTCCTACCAGGGCTCGCTGTGGGACCGCGGCATCCTGCCGCAGGATTCCCTGAAGCTGCTGGCCGAGGAACGCGGCGGTTACCTGGAAGTCGATACGGCCGAAAGCATGGACTGGGCGGCATTGCGCTCGCGCATCAAGCAGCACGGCATGCGCAACTCCAACTGCGTGGCGATTGCGCCGACGGCGACGATTTCCAACATCATCGGCGTATCGGCCTGCATCGAGCCGACCTACCAGAACCTGTATGTGAAGTCGAACCTGTCGGGTGAATTTACGGAAATCAACGAGTTCCTGGTGCGCGACCTGAAGGCGCGCGGCCTGTGGGATGAAGTCATGATCGCCGACCTCAAGTACTTCGACGGCACTCTCGCCAAGATCGACCGCATTCCCCAGGACTTGCGCGAGATTTACGCCACCGCCTTCGAAGTCGAGCCGAAATGGCTGGTCGAGGCTGCCTCGCGCCGCCAGAAATGGATCGACCAGGCGCAGTCGCTGAACATCTACATGGCTGGCGCCTCCGGCAAGAAGCTCGACGAGACTTACAAGCTGGCATGGCTGCGCGGTCTGAAGACGACCTACTACCTGCGTACCATGGCTGCGACCCACACCGAGAAATCGACTTCGCGCACCGGCGCCCTGAATGCCGTGTCGGCTGATGGCAGTGCCAGCGGTGGTGCGGCGGCAGGCGGTTTCGCGGCCGGACCGATTGCGGCGGAAGACCTGGCCGGCCCCGTCTGCACCATGCGTCCGGGCGACGCTGGCTTCGAAGAGTGTGAGGCTTGTCAATAA
- a CDS encoding ribonucleotide-diphosphate reductase subunit beta, whose product MLSWDEESTTSVQPALQPVTSSQPQAGASLQDVALNPALVARPDAIEGGTERRVNAADKRIINGQTDVNQLVPFKYKWAWDKYLAGCANHWMPQEINMQRDIELWKNPNGLSEDERRLVKRNLGFFVTADSLAANNIVLGTYRHITAPECRQYLLRQAFEEAIHTHAYQYIVESLGLDEGEIFNAYHEVESIRDKDEFLIPFIDILTNPEFKTGTTETDQQLLRSLIVFACLMEGLFFYVGFTQILALGRQNKMMGAAEQYQYILRDESMHCNFGIDLINTIKMENPHLWTPEFREEIKSLFLRAVELEYRYAEDTMPRGVLGLNAAMFKGYLRFIANRRAQQIGLEALFPQEENPFPWMSEMIDLKKERNFFETRVIEYQTGGALSWE is encoded by the coding sequence ATGTTAAGTTGGGACGAAGAAAGCACCACCTCGGTGCAGCCGGCACTGCAGCCGGTAACCTCCAGCCAGCCGCAGGCCGGCGCATCGCTGCAGGACGTGGCCCTGAATCCGGCGCTGGTGGCGCGCCCGGATGCCATCGAGGGCGGCACCGAGCGGCGCGTCAATGCTGCCGACAAGCGCATCATCAATGGCCAGACCGATGTCAACCAGCTGGTGCCGTTCAAGTACAAGTGGGCCTGGGACAAGTACCTGGCCGGTTGCGCCAACCACTGGATGCCGCAGGAAATCAACATGCAGCGCGACATCGAGCTGTGGAAGAACCCGAACGGCCTCTCCGAGGACGAGCGCCGCCTGGTCAAGCGCAACCTCGGCTTTTTCGTCACCGCCGACTCGCTGGCCGCCAACAACATCGTGCTGGGCACCTACCGCCACATCACGGCGCCGGAATGCCGCCAGTACCTGCTGCGCCAGGCGTTCGAAGAAGCGATCCACACCCACGCGTATCAGTACATCGTCGAGTCGCTCGGCCTGGACGAAGGCGAAATCTTCAACGCCTACCATGAGGTCGAATCGATCCGCGACAAGGACGAGTTCCTGATCCCGTTCATCGATATCCTGACCAATCCGGAATTCAAGACCGGCACCACCGAAACCGACCAGCAACTGCTGCGCTCGCTGATCGTGTTTGCCTGCCTGATGGAAGGCCTGTTCTTCTATGTCGGCTTCACGCAGATCCTTGCGCTGGGCCGCCAGAACAAGATGATGGGCGCCGCCGAGCAGTACCAGTACATCCTGCGCGACGAATCGATGCACTGCAATTTCGGGATCGATTTGATCAACACGATCAAGATGGAGAACCCGCATCTGTGGACACCGGAATTCCGCGAAGAGATCAAATCGTTGTTTTTACGCGCGGTGGAGTTGGAATATCGTTACGCAGAGGATACAATGCCGCGTGGTGTGCTCGGTTTGAATGCTGCGATGTTCAAGGGTTATCTGCGATTCATCGCTAATCGCCGCGCACAGCAAATCGGTCTTGAAGCGCTGTTCCCGCAGGAAGAGAATCCCTTCCCCTGGATGAGCGAGATGATCGATTTGAAGAAAGAGCGAAACTTTTTCGAGACACGTGTAATCGAATATCAAACCGGTGGCGCCCTTAGCTGGGAATGA
- a CDS encoding histone H1-like repetitive region-containing protein produces MATAAKKPAAKKPAAKKAAAKPVAKKAAAPKKAAAAKKPVAKKAAAPKKAAAAKKPVAKKAAAPKKAVAAKKPVAKKAAAPKKAVAAKKPVAKKAAAPKKAVAAKKPVAKKAAAPKKAAAAKKPVAKKAAAPKKAVAAKKPAAKKAAAPKKAAAAKKPVAKKAAAPKKAAAAKKPVAKKAAAPKKAAAPKKAAAPKKAAAPKKAAPAVKTVLNPAAAWPFPTGSRP; encoded by the coding sequence ATGGCAACAGCCGCTAAAAAACCCGCAGCGAAGAAACCCGCTGCAAAGAAAGCCGCCGCTAAACCGGTAGCCAAGAAAGCCGCAGCACCGAAGAAAGCTGCAGCCGCCAAGAAGCCGGTAGCAAAGAAAGCCGCAGCACCGAAGAAAGCTGCAGCTGCCAAGAAGCCGGTAGCCAAGAAAGCCGCAGCACCGAAGAAGGCAGTCGCCGCCAAGAAGCCGGTAGCGAAGAAAGCCGCAGCACCGAAGAAGGCAGTCGCCGCCAAGAAGCCGGTAGCCAAGAAAGCCGCAGCGCCGAAGAAGGCAGTCGCTGCCAAGAAGCCGGTAGCCAAGAAAGCCGCAGCGCCGAAGAAAGCTGCAGCTGCCAAGAAGCCGGTAGCGAAGAAAGCCGCAGCCCCGAAGAAGGCAGTCGCCGCCAAGAAGCCGGCAGCGAAGAAAGCCGCAGCACCGAAGAAAGCTGCAGCCGCCAAGAAGCCGGTAGCCAAGAAAGCCGCAGCACCGAAGAAAGCTGCAGCCGCCAAGAAGCCGGTAGCGAAGAAAGCCGCAGCACCGAAGAAAGCTGCAGCACCGAAGAAAGCTGCAGCGCCAAAGAAGGCAGCAGCGCCAAAGAAGGCAGCGCCAGCAGTCAAGACCGTGCTGAATCCGGCAGCGGCCTGGCCGTTTCCGACCGGCAGCCGTCCATAA
- a CDS encoding YggT family protein — translation MLQSIVTLIVDTVAGLLAVVLLLRFWMQVVRVRPPMSVAHFTFQLSDWMVKPLRRVVPGVGGYDWASLLGALLVALLSVVVTAGLFFSLPVQLILLLALLRFIQWIFYGFMGLIIVEVIFSWINPHAPLAPFIDALTEPLLRPLRRVLPLIGNIDLSPLVALVLLQIALRVISGILPGLA, via the coding sequence GTGCTCCAGAGCATAGTCACGTTGATTGTCGATACCGTTGCCGGATTGCTTGCGGTTGTTTTGCTGTTGCGCTTCTGGATGCAGGTCGTGCGCGTACGCCCGCCCATGTCGGTCGCGCACTTTACCTTTCAATTATCCGACTGGATGGTAAAACCCTTGCGCCGGGTCGTGCCTGGCGTCGGCGGATACGACTGGGCCAGTTTGCTTGGTGCGCTGCTGGTTGCGCTCCTGTCGGTCGTTGTTACCGCCGGCCTGTTTTTTTCGCTGCCGGTGCAATTGATCCTGTTGCTGGCATTGCTGCGATTCATCCAGTGGATCTTTTACGGATTCATGGGCCTGATCATCGTTGAGGTAATCTTCAGCTGGATCAACCCGCATGCCCCGCTGGCGCCCTTTATCGACGCCCTGACCGAGCCGCTGCTGCGTCCCTTGCGACGCGTGTTGCCACTGATCGGCAACATCGATCTGAGTCCTCTGGTGGCCTTGGTATTGCTGCAGATCGCCTTGCGCGTCATTAGCGGAATTTTGCCCGGATTGGCATGA
- a CDS encoding DUF167 domain-containing protein, giving the protein MSRKEGKPATACLRLQVQVMPNAKRTGVAGMHGDALKIRLQAQPVEGKANEALVRFVADALALPKSAVAVSHGATSRRKLLEIVAPGMTTESVREALLARANAE; this is encoded by the coding sequence ATGAGCCGCAAAGAAGGCAAGCCGGCGACGGCATGTCTGCGTCTGCAGGTGCAGGTAATGCCCAACGCAAAACGGACGGGCGTGGCAGGCATGCATGGCGACGCCCTCAAGATCCGCCTGCAGGCGCAGCCGGTAGAGGGCAAGGCGAATGAAGCCCTGGTCCGATTCGTCGCCGATGCGCTGGCCTTGCCGAAAAGCGCTGTTGCGGTTTCGCACGGCGCAACGTCGAGACGCAAACTCCTGGAGATCGTTGCACCCGGCATGACGACCGAAAGCGTTCGCGAAGCGCTGCTTGCCCGCGCAAACGCAGAATAA
- a CDS encoding DUF3426 domain-containing protein gives MALATQCPHCKTTFKVAHDQLKLRSGLVRCGACKQIFNGIEHLVPPEQPAASPTTPPSPPAPVDAPPKADSTLVAAAEIAAGKLAAVQDVAPSAIDTLEFIPVDDPETQTRILSSSAEPDATSLPQAIPPTSDTEVDDDPLTRMTLVDFSLFNEEWDAEEAPPKSAPAGKPQASEDSIWPDTQDGLHEAQEFPGDVVSVVSDTLPPNASGSAEAADESDQDISTEEHAAIADQDALSAVTEPVSVTASAEDDGDRFSDTVVPASLVEEESADDDEPTFVRKGRRRQRWGRMARVFMALASILLLVAALGQTAYAFRDQLAARFPSSKPALVALCELAGCQVSLPAQIDQVSIESNELQAHANNKNIFTLSLLLHNRSAVAQAWPHVELTLNDKNGKPLVRRTLGPRDYLPSDRLLPQGIAAGSEQSVAVSFELSQLQASDYRVYLFYP, from the coding sequence ATGGCCCTTGCAACCCAGTGCCCACATTGCAAAACCACCTTCAAGGTCGCCCATGACCAGTTGAAGCTGCGATCGGGACTGGTTCGCTGCGGCGCCTGCAAGCAGATTTTCAACGGCATCGAACACCTGGTGCCACCGGAACAGCCGGCTGCATCGCCCACAACGCCCCCCTCGCCGCCGGCGCCTGTCGATGCGCCGCCAAAAGCCGATAGCACGCTTGTCGCCGCTGCTGAAATTGCTGCCGGCAAACTCGCTGCCGTCCAGGACGTCGCGCCGTCCGCCATCGACACACTGGAATTCATTCCAGTCGATGACCCCGAGACGCAGACGCGCATACTGTCGTCGAGCGCTGAACCGGATGCCACATCGCTGCCGCAGGCAATCCCGCCGACATCGGACACCGAGGTTGACGACGATCCCCTGACCCGCATGACATTGGTGGATTTCAGCCTCTTCAATGAGGAATGGGATGCTGAAGAGGCGCCACCGAAAAGCGCGCCAGCCGGGAAGCCGCAAGCCTCGGAAGACAGTATCTGGCCCGACACGCAGGATGGCCTGCATGAAGCCCAGGAATTTCCGGGTGACGTAGTGTCGGTGGTGTCGGATACCTTGCCACCAAATGCGTCAGGCTCTGCTGAAGCTGCGGATGAAAGTGATCAGGACATCAGTACAGAGGAACATGCCGCGATAGCCGACCAGGATGCGCTGTCAGCTGTCACCGAACCGGTCTCCGTAACGGCATCTGCCGAGGATGACGGGGACCGCTTTTCTGACACGGTCGTGCCCGCCTCCCTGGTCGAGGAAGAGAGTGCTGACGACGACGAGCCCACTTTTGTCCGGAAAGGACGGCGCCGCCAGCGCTGGGGCCGCATGGCACGGGTCTTCATGGCGCTTGCCTCCATTCTTCTTCTTGTCGCAGCCTTGGGACAGACTGCTTACGCTTTCCGCGACCAGCTGGCAGCCAGATTCCCGTCGTCAAAACCTGCGTTGGTCGCACTGTGCGAACTGGCAGGCTGCCAAGTCAGCCTGCCCGCCCAGATTGACCAGGTCTCGATCGAATCGAATGAATTGCAGGCGCACGCCAACAACAAGAATATCTTTACGCTGAGCCTGTTGCTGCACAACCGCAGTGCTGTAGCGCAAGCATGGCCGCATGTCGAATTGACCCTGAACGACAAGAATGGCAAGCCGCTCGTGCGGCGGACACTGGGGCCCCGTGACTATCTGCCCTCCGACAGGCTTCTCCCGCAGGGCATTGCCGCCGGATCAGAGCAATCCGTGGCCGTATCGTTTGAACTGAGCCAGTTGCAAGCCTCGGATTACCGGGTTTACCTGTTTTATCCCTGA
- the prmA gene encoding 50S ribosomal protein L11 methyltransferase, producing MSWTEIVIEVPLHQAEALSDALMEAGALSVSVEDADLGTEAEQPLFGEPGMEPEHTAWERSRVVALAPLETDHAALVAEAAALCEPPLDVAQLSYSLRSVADQDWVRLTQSQFEPIHIGKNIWVVPSWHEAPDPSALVLELDPGLAFGTGSHPTTRLCMEWLEAHAPTGLSVLDYGCGSGILALVAKKLGAQRVAGVDIDAQAIEAARDNSERNHCAIDYYVPDDFAQAHPATAFDIVVANILSSPLKLLAPMLCGRVGPGGRLVLSGILARQADEVAAAYAPFLEICVWAERDGWVAMSGTVPGQRLDADATPA from the coding sequence ATGAGCTGGACAGAAATCGTCATCGAAGTGCCCCTCCACCAGGCCGAAGCCCTGTCGGACGCCCTGATGGAGGCCGGCGCGCTGTCGGTGTCGGTGGAAGATGCCGACCTGGGCACGGAAGCCGAACAGCCCTTGTTTGGCGAACCCGGCATGGAACCGGAGCACACTGCCTGGGAACGCAGCCGCGTGGTGGCGCTGGCGCCGCTGGAAACGGACCATGCAGCACTGGTGGCCGAGGCTGCCGCCTTGTGCGAGCCGCCCCTGGATGTTGCGCAACTGTCTTACAGCTTGCGCAGTGTCGCCGACCAGGATTGGGTGCGCCTGACCCAGTCGCAGTTTGAACCAATTCATATTGGCAAGAATATCTGGGTCGTGCCGAGCTGGCACGAAGCTCCCGACCCTTCTGCCCTGGTGCTGGAACTGGATCCGGGCCTGGCCTTCGGTACGGGTAGCCATCCGACCACCCGCCTGTGCATGGAGTGGCTGGAAGCGCATGCGCCGACAGGCCTGTCGGTGCTTGATTACGGCTGTGGCTCCGGCATCCTGGCGCTGGTTGCAAAAAAACTGGGAGCGCAACGGGTGGCCGGCGTCGACATCGATGCCCAGGCGATCGAAGCGGCACGCGACAACAGTGAACGCAACCACTGCGCAATCGACTATTACGTGCCGGACGACTTCGCCCAGGCGCATCCCGCCACTGCCTTCGACATCGTTGTCGCCAACATCCTGTCAAGTCCGCTGAAATTGCTCGCGCCAATGCTGTGCGGCCGGGTCGGCCCTGGCGGTCGGCTGGTATTGTCCGGGATTCTGGCACGGCAAGCCGACGAGGTTGCCGCGGCTTATGCTCCCTTCCTGGAAATTTGCGTCTGGGCCGAGCGCGACGGCTGGGTTGCCATGTCGGGCACTGTTCCCGGCCAGCGCCTTGACGCCGACGCCACACCCGCTTGA
- the accC gene encoding acetyl-CoA carboxylase biotin carboxylase subunit — protein sequence MFEKILIANRGEIALRIQRACREMGIKTVVVHSEADREAKYVKLADESVCIGPAPSAQSYLNMPAIISAAEVTDAEAIHPGYGFLSENADFAERVEQSGFVFIGPRPESIRMMGDKVTAKQTMIKAGVPCVPGSEGALPDDPKEIVRIARKVGYPVIIKAAGGGGGRGMRVVHTEAALLNAVTMTKTEAGAAFGNPEVYMEKFLENPRHVEIQILADEFKNAIWLGERDCSMQRRHQKVIEEAPAPGIPRKIVERIGDRCAEACRKMGYRGAGTFEFLYENGEFYFIEMNTRVQVEHPVTEMITGVDIVQEQIRIAAGEKLRYRQRDIVLNGHAIECRINAEDPFKFTPSPGRINAWHAPGGPGIRVDSHVYAGYFVPPNYDSMVGKVISYGATREQAIRRMQIALSEMVVEGIQTNIALHRELMVDARFIEGGTNIHYLEHKLANKPDLPKTTEIKS from the coding sequence ATGTTTGAAAAAATCCTAATTGCCAATCGCGGCGAGATCGCCTTGCGCATCCAGCGCGCCTGCCGTGAAATGGGCATCAAGACCGTGGTCGTCCACTCGGAAGCCGATCGCGAGGCAAAATATGTAAAGCTGGCCGATGAATCTGTGTGCATCGGACCGGCGCCTTCGGCGCAAAGTTACCTGAACATGCCGGCCATTATCAGCGCCGCCGAAGTCACTGATGCCGAAGCGATTCACCCCGGCTATGGCTTTTTGTCGGAAAATGCCGACTTCGCCGAGCGCGTCGAGCAATCCGGCTTCGTCTTCATCGGCCCGCGCCCGGAGTCGATCCGGATGATGGGCGACAAGGTCACGGCCAAGCAAACCATGATCAAGGCTGGCGTGCCGTGCGTGCCGGGCTCCGAGGGCGCCCTGCCCGACGATCCCAAGGAAATCGTCCGCATCGCCCGCAAGGTCGGCTATCCGGTGATCATCAAGGCTGCCGGCGGCGGTGGCGGTCGCGGCATGCGCGTAGTGCATACCGAAGCCGCATTGCTCAATGCCGTCACCATGACCAAGACCGAGGCCGGTGCCGCATTCGGCAATCCGGAAGTCTACATGGAGAAGTTCCTGGAAAACCCGCGCCACGTGGAAATCCAGATTCTCGCCGACGAATTCAAGAACGCCATCTGGCTGGGCGAACGCGACTGCTCGATGCAGCGCCGCCACCAGAAAGTGATCGAGGAAGCGCCCGCACCCGGCATTCCGCGCAAGATCGTCGAACGCATCGGCGACCGTTGCGCCGAAGCCTGCCGCAAGATGGGCTACCGCGGCGCCGGCACGTTCGAATTCCTCTATGAAAACGGCGAATTCTATTTCATTGAAATGAATACCCGCGTCCAGGTGGAACATCCGGTGACAGAAATGATCACTGGCGTCGACATCGTGCAGGAACAGATCCGCATCGCAGCCGGCGAAAAGCTGCGTTACCGCCAGCGCGACATCGTGTTGAACGGCCATGCGATCGAATGCCGCATCAATGCCGAAGACCCGTTCAAGTTTACGCCATCGCCGGGCCGCATAAATGCCTGGCATGCCCCCGGCGGCCCGGGCATTCGCGTCGATTCGCATGTCTATGCAGGTTATTTCGTGCCGCCCAACTATGATTCAATGGTCGGCAAGGTGATTTCCTACGGCGCCACGCGCGAACAGGCAATCCGCCGCATGCAGATCGCGCTGTCCGAAATGGTGGTCGAAGGCATCCAGACCAATATTGCGCTGCATCGTGAATTGATGGTGGATGCCCGCTTCATCGAAGGCGGCACCAATATCCATTACCTGGAGCACAAGCTGGCCAACAAGCCGGACTTGCCCAAGACGACCGAAATCAAATCGTAA
- the accB gene encoding acetyl-CoA carboxylase biotin carboxyl carrier protein has translation MDLRKLKTLIDLVAESDIAELEVTEGESKVRIVKSGGAPQGQVMMMQPQAAHLPHPAAAAAPAAAAPAAVEEIQGHVVKSPMVGTFYRASAPGAAAFVEVGSSVKEGDTLCIIEAMKLLNEIDVEVSGVVKQILVENGQPVEFGQPLFVIG, from the coding sequence ATGGACCTCAGAAAACTGAAAACCTTGATCGATTTGGTCGCCGAGTCGGATATCGCCGAACTGGAAGTGACTGAAGGTGAAAGCAAGGTTCGCATCGTCAAGTCTGGCGGCGCACCGCAAGGCCAGGTCATGATGATGCAGCCGCAAGCCGCGCACCTGCCACATCCCGCTGCTGCAGCAGCACCTGCTGCAGCAGCACCTGCCGCCGTCGAAGAAATCCAGGGGCACGTGGTCAAGTCGCCAATGGTGGGAACGTTCTACCGCGCCTCGGCGCCGGGTGCCGCAGCTTTCGTCGAGGTTGGCTCCAGCGTCAAGGAAGGCGACACGCTCTGCATTATCGAAGCAATGAAGCTGCTCAATGAAATCGACGTCGAAGTTTCCGGCGTGGTCAAGCAGATCCTGGTCGAGAACGGTCAGCCGGTCGAGTTCGGCCAGCCCCTGTTCGTGATCGGCTAA
- the aroQ gene encoding type II 3-dehydroquinate dehydratase: protein MAKKLLLINGPNLNLLGTREPEIYGATTLTDVETLAIATANDAGATITCFQSNHEGALIDRIHAAGKEGIEGIIINPGGLTHTSVALRDALAGVAIPFIEVHISNVHQREAFRHHSYLSAIAKGVICGLGIDGYRMAIDFAAKKL from the coding sequence ATGGCAAAAAAGCTACTCCTCATCAATGGGCCGAACCTGAATCTGCTCGGCACCCGCGAGCCGGAGATCTACGGCGCCACCACGTTGACAGACGTGGAAACGCTGGCCATTGCCACTGCCAACGATGCAGGCGCGACAATTACTTGCTTTCAGAGCAACCATGAAGGTGCCTTGATTGACCGTATTCACGCTGCAGGCAAGGAAGGTATCGAGGGCATCATCATTAATCCTGGTGGCCTGACGCACACTAGTGTCGCCCTGCGCGATGCACTGGCAGGTGTGGCAATCCCGTTTATTGAAGTACATATTTCAAATGTGCATCAGCGGGAAGCGTTTAGACATCACTCCTATCTTTCCGCTATTGCCAAAGGTGTAATTTGTGGCCTGGGCATAGATGGTTATCGGATGGCAATCGACTTTGCCGCCAAAAAACTATAA